One genomic segment of Terriglobales bacterium includes these proteins:
- a CDS encoding energy transducer TonB, which translates to MSTSTVNRAPVSPGGMRGPSGNPRQQTDILPTLFGAGYGTYAQQPNSFVLSFLVHVLAAILLLISTTFVVRKHEVIRTQVASLVTDISPYILPPAKDEAGGGGGGGDRDKLAASKGNLPKLSRTQITPPTAIIRNPDPKLAVEPTVVVPPELRLPQGGQLGDPLSNALALSNGTGFGGGIGSGSGGGVGSGRGPGVGPGWGGGIGGGAYRVGGGVSAPRLIYQTDPEFSEEARKAKYQGTVVLNVVIGPDGRVHDIRIARSLGMGLDEKAIEAVKVWRFEPGRKDNTPVPVQVAIEVNFRLY; encoded by the coding sequence ATGTCGACCTCTACCGTAAACCGTGCCCCGGTGAGCCCCGGCGGGATGCGTGGGCCCTCCGGGAACCCGCGCCAGCAGACGGATATACTGCCGACGTTGTTTGGCGCAGGCTACGGCACCTACGCGCAGCAGCCCAACAGTTTTGTTCTGTCGTTTCTAGTGCACGTGCTGGCGGCCATCCTATTGCTCATCTCCACCACGTTCGTGGTGAGGAAGCATGAGGTCATCCGCACCCAGGTGGCCAGCCTGGTAACCGACATCAGCCCCTACATCCTGCCGCCCGCCAAGGACGAGGCCGGCGGGGGCGGCGGCGGCGGCGATCGCGACAAGCTGGCCGCCTCCAAGGGCAACCTGCCCAAGCTCTCGCGCACGCAGATCACGCCGCCTACGGCCATCATCCGCAATCCCGATCCGAAGCTGGCGGTGGAACCCACGGTCGTAGTGCCGCCGGAACTGCGCCTGCCGCAGGGCGGACAGCTTGGCGATCCGCTCTCAAACGCTTTGGCGCTCTCCAACGGCACCGGATTCGGAGGCGGCATCGGTTCCGGGTCGGGCGGGGGCGTGGGCTCAGGACGCGGGCCGGGCGTGGGGCCGGGCTGGGGCGGCGGCATCGGCGGCGGCGCCTATCGCGTGGGCGGCGGCGTGAGCGCTCCGCGGCTGATCTATCAAACCGACCCGGAGTTTTCGGAAGAGGCCCGCAAAGCGAAATACCAGGGGACGGTGGTGCTGAACGTAGTGATCGGCCCCGACGGGCGGGTTCACGACATCCGCATCGCCCGCTCGCTGGGCATGGGGCTGGATGAAAAGGCCATCGAGGCGGTGAAGGTGTGGCGCTTCGAGCCAGGACGCAAAGACAACACCCCGGTGCCCGTCCAGGTCGCCATCGAAGTCAACTTCCGCCTCTACTGA